A single window of Streptomyces griseoviridis DNA harbors:
- a CDS encoding amino acid ABC transporter permease, protein MSSVLYDAQGPRAKQRNILLTGVFLVAAAAVLWWVYASLSDKGQLDWEKWKPFFSGTEAWTTYILPGLKNTLIAAALSMLIALPLGAVLGIARLSDHRWVRVPVGAVVEFFRAIPVLILMIFGLALYSEYSSVSSDDRPLYAVVTGLVLYNASVLAEIVRAGILSLPKGQTEAAHAIGLRKTQTMVSILLPQAVTAMLPAIVSQLVVVVKDTALGGAVLTFPELLASANTMSGYYGANTIASFTVVAVIFVALNFSLTTFAGWLEKRLRNRKKSSGAVLSADDASLQGAAGTTV, encoded by the coding sequence ATGAGTTCCGTTCTCTACGACGCCCAGGGACCGCGCGCGAAACAGCGCAACATCCTGCTCACCGGCGTCTTCCTGGTCGCCGCCGCGGCCGTCCTGTGGTGGGTGTACGCCAGCCTCTCCGACAAGGGCCAGCTGGACTGGGAGAAGTGGAAGCCGTTCTTCTCCGGCACCGAGGCGTGGACCACGTACATCCTGCCCGGCCTGAAGAACACGCTGATCGCGGCGGCCCTCTCGATGCTGATCGCGCTGCCGCTCGGCGCGGTGCTCGGCATAGCGCGGCTCTCCGACCACCGGTGGGTCAGGGTGCCGGTCGGCGCGGTCGTCGAGTTCTTCCGGGCCATCCCGGTCCTGATCCTGATGATCTTCGGCCTGGCCCTGTACTCCGAGTACTCCAGCGTCAGTTCGGACGACCGGCCGCTGTACGCGGTCGTCACGGGCCTGGTGCTCTACAACGCCTCGGTGCTCGCCGAGATCGTCCGGGCGGGCATCCTGTCCCTGCCCAAGGGCCAGACCGAGGCGGCGCACGCGATCGGGCTGCGCAAGACCCAGACCATGGTGTCGATCCTGCTGCCGCAGGCGGTCACGGCGATGCTCCCGGCCATCGTCAGCCAGCTCGTCGTCGTCGTGAAGGACACCGCGCTCGGCGGCGCCGTCCTCACCTTCCCCGAACTGCTCGCCTCCGCCAACACCATGTCCGGCTACTACGGCGCCAACACGATCGCCAGCTTCACGGTCGTCGCGGTGATCTTCGTGGCCCTCAACTTCAGCCTCACGACCTTCGCGGGCTGGCTGGAGAAGCGGCTGCGCAACCGCAAGAAGTCCTCGGGCGCGGTGCTGAGCGCCGACGACGCCTCGCTCCAGGGCGCCGCGGGCACCACCGTATGA
- a CDS encoding amino acid ABC transporter permease, with product MFDFLEGYDLLGAFWVTVQLTLLSAVGSLVWGTVLTAMRVGPVPLLRGFATGYVNVVRNIPLTVIILFTSLGLSQTLGVSLGAHDFDTINFRLAVLGLIAYTSAFVCEALRSGINTVPVGQAEAARAIGLSFTQVLSLVVLPQAFRAVVGPLTNVLIALTKNTTVAAAIGVAEAATLMKKMIENEAQLILISAVFAFGFVCLTLPTGMVLGWVGKKVAVKR from the coding sequence GTGTTCGACTTTCTTGAAGGTTATGACCTGCTGGGAGCCTTCTGGGTGACGGTGCAGCTCACCCTGCTCTCCGCCGTCGGCTCCCTGGTGTGGGGAACCGTGCTGACCGCGATGCGGGTGGGCCCGGTGCCGCTGCTGCGCGGGTTCGCCACCGGCTACGTCAACGTCGTGCGGAACATCCCGCTGACCGTGATCATCCTGTTCACGTCGCTCGGCCTGAGCCAGACGCTCGGCGTCAGCCTGGGCGCCCACGACTTCGACACCATCAACTTCCGGCTCGCGGTGCTCGGCCTCATCGCCTACACCTCGGCGTTCGTGTGCGAGGCGCTGCGCTCCGGCATCAACACGGTCCCGGTCGGCCAGGCGGAGGCGGCGCGGGCGATCGGCCTCAGCTTCACCCAGGTGCTGTCCCTCGTGGTGCTGCCGCAGGCGTTCCGCGCGGTGGTGGGCCCGCTCACCAACGTACTCATCGCGCTGACCAAGAACACCACGGTGGCCGCGGCGATCGGTGTCGCGGAGGCGGCGACGCTGATGAAGAAGATGATCGAGAACGAGGCCCAGCTGATCCTCATCTCCGCGGTCTTCGCGTTCGGATTCGTGTGCCTGACGCTGCCGACCGGCATGGTCCTCGGCTGGGTCGGCAAGAAGGTGGCGGTGAAGCGATGA